DNA from Jatrophihabitans sp.:
GCCGCCGACGTCGACAGCCACGTCAACCGGGGCAGGTGCCTGCACTGATGACGGCGCGAATGACGCTCGACCCGACGATCTGTCGCGGTGTGGGGATGTGCGCGTACGCGGCGGCGGGCCTGGTGCGTCTGGACAGGTGGGGTTATCCGATCCTGCCGAGGACGCCGCTCGATGACGGCGAGACGGCCAAGGCGAACCGGGCGGCGAAGGCATGTCCGCATCGCGCGTTGTCCGTGCGAGAGGCGGGTGTGGACTGACCCGGTCATCACTTAGTCACGAATGTGCTCGGTCGGCGCGTAAGCGTCCCGCCAGGGTCGGCGCCACGATCGCCGCGGCGACGATGTCCAGCGTGATCAGGGTGGCGGCGGAGCCGGCGTCGAAGCCGAACGTGAGATCCGGGACGAAGGACAGCGCGGTCAGGATGAGGGCCGTCCGCACGAACGCGGCCCGCGGCCGACGCGCCTTGCGCGCCAGAACGGCGGCTATGCCGACGCCGGTGAGGGAGAAGAGCAGCGGCGCGGGGTGTAGGCCTGGCGAAGAACCGACCGCAAAAAATTCTCGTGGCAGGTTGTCGTGCTGGCGGATGGCCGTTCGTAGTGGAGTGGAAGGCGGTCATCGGGGCCGCCCGGAACTAGGAGAAGTGTGATGACGCACTACTTGTTGAGCGTGCACGGCCCCGCCGAGATGGGCGAGTACGGCAACTACGGCTCCAAGGAGGCGATGGAGGAGGCCTTCGCCGCGACGGGCGCCTTCAATGACAAGCTTCGCGCCGATGGCTACTGGGTCTTCGCCGGTGGGCTGCAGTCGGCATCGACCGCGACCGTCGTCGATGGCCAGGGCGAGACTCCGGTGCTGACCGACGGTCCTTACCTGGAGTCCAAGGAGGTCATCGGGGGTTTCTGGGTCATCGACGCGCCCGACCTCGACGTGGCGCTCAAGCTTGCGGCCGAGGGGTCCAAGGCGTGCCGGGGCAAGGTCGAGGTCCGTCCGTTCGACGGCATCGCCTGAGCCGGTCCGAAACGTCGCGCT
Protein-coding regions in this window:
- a CDS encoding DUF6069 family protein; translation: MRQHDNLPREFFAVGSSPGLHPAPLLFSLTGVGIAAVLARKARRPRAAFVRTALILTALSFVPDLTFGFDAGSAATLITLDIVAAAIVAPTLAGRLRADRAHS
- a CDS encoding YciI family protein, which translates into the protein MTHYLLSVHGPAEMGEYGNYGSKEAMEEAFAATGAFNDKLRADGYWVFAGGLQSASTATVVDGQGETPVLTDGPYLESKEVIGGFWVIDAPDLDVALKLAAEGSKACRGKVEVRPFDGIA
- a CDS encoding ferredoxin — translated: MTLDPTICRGVGMCAYAAAGLVRLDRWGYPILPRTPLDDGETAKANRAAKACPHRALSVREAGVD